In the Populus trichocarpa isolate Nisqually-1 chromosome 8, P.trichocarpa_v4.1, whole genome shotgun sequence genome, GGCCTTTTAACATGATAACTGTTATCTTGACTAGGAGAAGTAGCATGCAATTGATGGAATTGATCAGAAACAGAGACAGTGGCAAAGGTAGGCCCTACAACAACATGAGAAGGAGTACTTCCTCTGCGTAGATAGGACCATGAACTTACTCCAGATGACAAAGCACGAGGTGACAACCTTTGAACTGCATACGCAAATAAATTTATGGTGTCATCCTGGCAAAAATAACGTGATGAAGGTTGTCAGCATTTGATCAAAATTATCATCAGAAGTCTGTCACtgacatttatttaattcttgaaaACCAAATAAGGTTTGAAGAGTATAAATAGCAGCATGCAGTATAAATTAAGAAGCTAGAAAGATCAAATGGGCCTTGGAGATCAAACCATACAGGTGAAAGCGTCGTGGACACAAGCAAGTCTTGAAACAAGATCAGTGAATAGCAATGTGTGGCCCCAGCACCAGACTCAAGTACCCTCACAAGTGACTGCCAATATGAGAGGAATTCATCAGAGTTCATACCGCGAACATCATTCAACAGAGAGGCCAACAATGATGTGTTTCTCAACCTATCAAGTAATGGAGGGGTTGGAAGCATAAAAGCACGCTTGATTCTAAAGTTTACTCAATACTTGTTGGGTATGGACGTCTACACGTGTTAAACATTTGTCACACCTAGAACCTTGGAGCTGCACGAACAATGACAAATATcgcaaatgtatttttttttcagaataaaGAAAAGGCTCGATTAAATATTTGAACACATTTTTATTATACTTCGAAATTGTCATGATTTTGATACATAAACAACACTTATTCCCCCTTATTTAGTAAGTGTAGCTTTACTTGAACTTCTCACAAATAAAAGTTGAATGGTCAGAAACATGAAAATTGTAATATCTGTATTCTGATGTTTTCATGACAGAAAATTCCAGTTTGgagcatataattaaataagggTAGAGCAAACAGAAAGCGATACACATAGCACGAACAGTGGAACTACCATGGACACTTCCAACAAAAAGGCAGCTAGAGAGGAAAGCGTTGGTACTAGTTAGTGTTATATGTAAAATACAATGGGGAAACAATTGATCACAGCATTTTCTATGACGAGGTTTGATCTATTTTTATCCACAGGGCTACAATAGCATGTTAAATCCCACTAGGTCCAAGCGCATTTGTGGAAAAATGTCAAGGAGATTCATGTTTATGATCGCCTGAAAGTATTTGTAGAGACAAACCTGAACCTCAATAGCTGCCTCCCTCCCGACAGTCAGCATCTGTACAGTTCCACATTCCTTCAAACAATCACGAAATGATGgtaattgaattttcttcccgACAAGGAAATCTGTCCCAAAGATAAAAGTTACATGTAAGGTATGAGATACGGCAACTTCAGCAATACTTTGGTAGCTCAAATCCAATGGAAGCCTTTTGAAACAGCAACTTTAGCATTTACCCCAGCAGCAGTAATCCAATGGAGACCGCTTTTGACATGCTGACAATTAGTGACTTACAATGAAATACTTTTCACCCAaccacaattaaaaaagaacaaaacaaaagttgGATCTACTGCAATTCCAGCCTACACAATAGCACAGAGCCTTACCACTTAGATAATCCATGACAAAAGGGTAGAGATGAGCTCGAATCTGTCCTCCACTAGGATCTTTCTCAAGCATTTCTCTTACAGGCCcataaaacatcataaaaagagAATGAATTTCCTTGAGAACTTCTCGCAATGCCTCGACCCGCCATATTGCTTCTGCTTCCTTACTTTTCTCCACTACCTACAGCAAGGTTAGGCACCCAAGTGAAGTGATTAAGTAAAATGCATTCAAACATGAAAACAACCCATGTTTTTAGAGAACAACCCATGATTGCACAGACCATGACCATCCAGATATCGGGCTCTGCCTCGTAAAAAACATGAGAATGCCTCTCTGCTTCTATCACCTCACAAGCTGCCTCTGGAGAGAAAATTCTGCATAATAATTCTTGATGAGCTATctatttattgtaattgatGAGATTTTTAGTCTGCCTCTAGAGGGAATAGGGCGTAATTAATTAGTAAGAAACCAAACCTGGTAAAAGTGATGAGTCCTTCACTGAGTCCGATGACAGAGAGTTGGGTTGAAAAGGGTAAATCAGCAGGAAAGAAGAACAAGATCTTGTCTAGTTCCTGCCCTTCTTGCTGTCCTCTTCTCAAATCAAATATGCACAATTCCATCCCTTCGCTTCCTCCGCTGTTTGCAGATGCCATTCCCATTAGTTTCTAATACACTAATCAACTCACTGCCTTTTCCTTGCCTTAGGTTGGGACGAATCACATGggattttaatattgattttttctctgaattcatcaaattaacAAGGACAAATTTCGAATGGTAGGTGAAGGTATACTTTTTTCAGTAAACCACAATTTAGTCCCTGTATCTTTGTCAAACAGATTATTGATCCCTTTAGTCCCCAAAGTTTCATTCCCACTTATAACTACTCTGTGTGCGAATTCTCCATTACTCTGATCCCAGGACGCACCTTTTCCTAATAAATGTTTCAATTCTCCCATgttataatctttttcttttctttatcttggCCATGAGAGTTGCTCGAAGCTAGCGTGTTGTTTTAACAAATTTAGCAATCAAAACATGTCATAATCTATGCTAAAAGTTTAGCAATCAAAGAGCATAAAAGTCCGTACGTAGATGTTGatttataaaatactttttaaaatatattaaaataatacttttttaatacaaaaactaaattggATGTTTTGATAtcaagttattaaaataattttaaaataaaaaaaattaatataaaacaaaaactaaattaattttttaaaaaatacaattggattttaatacaaaaactaaaaagaaaattaagtgtgaaaaaaattattatcaaaaaataataaatcattcgAAAACATTATCGGTAATTAGCAATCCTTAATACGAGTCCTGTATCATTATCCAAGTACTTGAATCTAAAAACCAGGCTAGTCTCTTTAGCGAATTTTAAACCTAAatccaacaataaaaaatacatacacaCCTGATTAACTTAAGTCCAGGTTCGATTAACCTAAACATACTCAATACTTATATACAACCCTTCACGtgtgatataaaaaattttaaatgaacaaTTCAGTCTTAAATAATGTTCAAAATCAAGcacaatattcataaaaataaataaattcataggACATGATGATAACATTAATAGTATCtttaaagcttaaaaaaaatctttatcacGTCATAATAAAAAAGGCTTATTTAATACTTTAAGATGTTTGAGAATATaaatatagttgtttttttaagtatttttttacttgaaaatatattaattatatatatatatataaactatttttaatattaataaatcaaaatgatatgaaaacaccaaaaaaatattaatttaaaaaaataattttttttaatttttcaaaaatatttttaaaacacaaaaacaaataggtccttattatataaaaaaaaacttagtttttatacataaaaattgATTCCAGAAccgatgatatttttataataataccTCAATATATAATCatacaaaatgaaataataaaatattttaaatagtcatacatatttatatagttgttttatatttaaatatattaataagaacgagagtatatataaaaaaaatcaccttttatttttaacgtAACTATTGAGCATGAAgaattgtaaaatataaagGAATTATATGTGCGTGTTCTGGTtaggttcaatttaattaactaGATTCACAAGTTTACAGGATTGGTGCAAACCGACCTCTTTATAAGTTATAGAACTCCTGAGTCCTGAGACGTGGGCTCAGCCATGAGCGAAAGACCTGGTTACGTGTGAACAGCCAATTAACTTGGACCCACCCTATCATGCATATGTGAACGGTCCTGATCAATCCTCATCAGAAAGAAAACCGCGATCTGATCGGGCACCATGAACCTGCTCTAAGCTGTGGGCCCACAGTAAAAAGCCTCTCCTCCCACGTACTCCATCACCAACGTCCATAACCGCCTTCCTCAACTCCTCAGTCTACCCTACCGTACCTATAACAAACTCTCACTCTCTCCTTCTCAGTTCTCATTTTCAGTATCCAATAATAACAGAATTTGAAAAGAACAAACTCTCTCTTAcgctattcaatttttttttaaataaagctaAAACCGAGCAGCAGCAGAGTGAATCAAAATATCGAGCGAGAACCACCGTGCATCATGAAGAAGCAGCGAGGCAAACGTCAATTCCAAGTCCGCTCTCAGATCTCACCAATTTTACTCTCTGATAATCCCACTCGCAATAAGAACTCTTGTGGTTTCAACCTCTTGCTTTCACTTCTGCGATGAAGTTTCTCACGCTTCAAGCAGAGTTGTAGTTGAATAGAATCTGATCAGGAAGAGAAAGCTCGAAGGCTCACCGTTTCGGAGGATCACAAGACCATACTTCAagcacaaagagagagagaggagagcaTGTGAAGTAGAAGTGAGCGGGTCTTCCTGTGTGGAGGAGTCTAACAATAGTATCAAAGAAATTCAAGAGTCAATTACGCCTCTAACTGTTCCTCTCCTCACCAAAATTTAAATTCGAGGAAAATCTCCTTGGAGACCAAATAAGAAGACGCCGTTTCTGTGGCTTCAGGTGTGGAGTCTTGCTTATCACATTAACCGACGAACGACAAACAGAGATACAGAGCTCTGTGAGATTTCCAAAAACGATGCAGTTTCTGTCAATGAGTGTGTTGTAGAGCAGCAGAAGAATCCAAACTGCTTGGGAGTCCGGGAAAATGATGACCTGGCTTGTAAGGAGGAGTTGTACAAGGACGACGTCATTTCGGATTGCTCGTCTTGTCAGGAAACGGCGTTCTCGGAGCTGCAACCTGAGGTATTCCCGAAGAAGTATTAGTCGGACGACCTCGATTTCTCTGATTATTATACACGGTCGATTTTCTTCGAATCTGGAAGTAATTTTTCTGAGAAGTCCGTTGGCGATTCGGTTCCTTCGCAGATTTCCTCTCTGTTGCTCCAGCTTAGGCAGCAATTGTCGCGGTCGAGTTTACCTCTAgaaactcgaaaatcatcagcGCTCCTCGAATCATATCAAGAGAAGCCCATTGTAAGTTTCTGAATTAACAATTACTATATATTGTTTTCGCTAAATTTTGCTGTGTTTTAGTgcgctttgttttttaatttgtttattttttggactttcaatttgtttttattgctcAAGTTTGCGAGATTGGAAGATGAGGAACACGAGGAGAGCTACAAGAGATTGAGGAGAGAGAAGGCAAATGTTTTTGCACGACTACCCTGAACTGTACTGTGCCACCACGGAGCACGCGCGGCGATCTCACTCTCCAGCAATGGTCGCAGATTGTACACTGGATTATTGAGGGAAGTCTTATAGTTAGTCGCCGTACGTAGTGCGGCGATTTTGCGACAGttcgcggttttttttttttttaattgaggtaAGTTTTTTATGGTTAATCGCCGTAGTGCCTGATGCTCCTCTAATTAAATGGTAATCACTaaggttaaaaagaaaaatggagacCACTTGTTTAATTAGTGTCTGTTGCTTTGATTGAGCAGCAATTGACAAAAAAAGAGTTCTAGCTGGAGACTATAGTGGCCGTTTGGGAGTGGggttgcgggtgaggttcacccgcagccacacatAACAGCATTtggttaagaaaaataacatgcGTCTTGCTGGTAGGACCCACTAAAATCAGAGATTGGACCGCAGGTtttgagaagcagcattttgctgcttctcgtgGTGGGAAAGGAACTTCAACAGTGgagcatgtgaacagtggagccatgctccactgcaCACTGTTCACTaagtgaacagttttttttttttaaaaccagcactcaaagttttttttccccgAAAAACTAGTACAGTTAATTAATTGCACTCGCATTGTTCACAtgaacgtgaacaatatttttttttaaaaaaaaattagtttaaggtgaattaaatttaattgtactataatctcaattttattcatgataatattttacctaattttattacatgcaggataaatcatggaaactgtagttattgccgaatgaattttgtacgtaatgaaattgttgattttttttaaaaaaattatgttttactcgaaaagctattatttaatattatttaataacactacataaattagaaggatatcgcataatgacgtagcatttgtgaaatttgatcgcaattccaattatgttcttgccgggtctggcccagttaaaaaaaattcagtttttatttttatttttattgtgttctattcaaaaaattagaaggagatcgcttgatgacgtaacaaaaaatttagtttttgttgttaCGCGCTtaagaaatcatgaaaaatatagtccttgtcggatatatttcatacgtgatggaattgtgaatagtttaatggaacaataaaaaatattttataatattttatataaagtattatttatttcatgatgtaataggagtaattaattctacaatatttaaatttaaaaccatcaatattaatatatattttttaaaattattttataacctcaatttcaaaagcatttttaaccaaacatattaaactactttttcttcgacctcaatttcaaccacagttttaaccaaatatctattttttcaaaccaacctcaactaaaagtattttttaattataaaacaatttttttcaaatcacaaccacaacagctaccgcaataccaaacattCGGCTCTTGGAGTTAGCCTTCTGGACCGTTTCCTAACAAAAGGGTTCTTCAAGAACAAAAGACACCTTCGAATTTTCGGTATAGGTTGTCTCATTAGCCACcagaattgaagaaaatcagCCCTATAACTGGTAAATATCCCTGCCTCGATGCACTAGATTGGTCAAGGAGTAAATTAAGAAACGTGCCTTTCTTAGATGCATAATCCTTTCCTTTCAGTATTTTACGCAATGGCTTGCATTTACATGGAATTGTTAAACAGTGACTGGGAGCCTGAATAAAAATGAGTAGAGGACAACTTGTTAATCATCGTATAAAACAGATTACAAGTCAACGCTGTGGGGTTATTGTTGATGGACTCTTGAGCTAGCAGAGGAAAAGAAAACTG is a window encoding:
- the LOC7471430 gene encoding vacuolar fusion protein CCZ1 homolog B isoform X1; amino-acid sequence: MGMASANSGGSEGMELCIFDLRRGQQEGQELDKILFFFPADLPFSTQLSVIGLSEGLITFTRIFSPEAACEVIEAERHSHVFYEAEPDIWMVMVVEKSKEAEAIWRVEALREVLKEIHSLFMMFYGPVREMLEKDPSGGQIRAHLYPFVMDYLSACQKRSPLDYCCWDFLVGKKIQLPSFRDCLKECGTVQMLTVGREAAIEVQSLVRVLESGAGATHCYSLILFQDLLVSTTLSPDDTINLFAYAVQRLSPRALSSGVSSWSYLRRGSTPSHVVVGPTFATVSVSDQFHQLHATSPSQDNSYHVKRPLQHNRWSKGKDGFLVTDIWGTETGSLIPSTPTIWLQQTGERMYLCAYQYKSLTLILLVPLSSILNGEQGVSLVKQQVLENASLKILKVEEKLSKGWGGENAYHVSGYRYLLIDDDRNVSRASPPAKVTTLAKESLLAMSKLREEVDLEKSRSKWDNADRDKDLEICIRAKNNAWVIARTTRGKELYMVLERANETLLYASDAFERFSDRYCGGAFSLD
- the LOC7471430 gene encoding vacuolar fusion protein CCZ1 homolog B isoform X2: MGMASANSGGSEGMELCIFDLRRGQQEGQELDKILFFFPADLPFSTQLSVIGLSEGLITFTRIFSPEAACEVIEAERHSHVFYEAEPDIWMVMVVEKSKEAEAIWRVEALREVLKEIHSLFMMFYGPVREMLEKDPSGGQIRAHLYPFVMDYLSDFLVGKKIQLPSFRDCLKECGTVQMLTVGREAAIEVQSLVRVLESGAGATHCYSLILFQDLLVSTTLSPDDTINLFAYAVQRLSPRALSSGVSSWSYLRRGSTPSHVVVGPTFATVSVSDQFHQLHATSPSQDNSYHVKRPLQHNRWSKGKDGFLVTDIWGTETGSLIPSTPTIWLQQTGERMYLCAYQYKSLTLILLVPLSSILNGEQGVSLVKQQVLENASLKILKVEEKLSKGWGGENAYHVSGYRYLLIDDDRNVSRASPPAKVTTLAKESLLAMSKLREEVDLEKSRSKWDNADRDKDLEICIRAKNNAWVIARTTRGKELYMVLERANETLLYASDAFERFSDRYCGGAFSLD